In Acidobacteriota bacterium, the sequence TCGCCCGCTGCACGCCGTCATCCTGGGATCGGCACCGTTGCTCATGCAGTCCGGGTTGACCGAAAGCCTCGCCGGACGCTTCGAGCCGATCCAGGTGACCCACTGGTCGTTCCTGGAAGTGGCGGATGCGTTCGGTCTGGACCTGCCGGGCTTTCTCTACTTCGGCGGCTATCCGGGTTCCGCTTCGATGGTTCGGGATCCGGCCCAGTGGCGCGACTACATTTTGCACGCGCTCGTCGCGCCGAACATCGAGCGTGACCTGCTCGCGATGACCCGCGTGGACAAGCCAGCGCTGCTGAAGCGGCTTTTCGCCATGGGTGCGAGTTGCTCCGGCCAGATCCTCTCGTACACGAAGATGCTGGGGCAGCTTCAGGATGCCGGCAACACCACGACGCTGGCGCGCTACATCGACCTGTTGGAGAAAGCGGGGTTGCTCGCCGGGCTGCCGAAGTACACCAGCCGCCCGCATAGACGGGGATCGAGCCCGAAGCTCACCGTGCTCAATACGGCGCTGATGACGGCCGGCTCCGGATACGCGTTCGAGGAGGCGCGGGCCGACCGCACTTTCTGGGGGCGCATCGTCGAGAGCGCGGTCGGGGCGCACTTGCTCAACACGGCGACCTCCGACATCCGCGTGTACTACTGGCGTGACGGTCAGCACGAGGTCGACTTCGTCCTGCGCCGCGGCCCACGGTTGGTTGGCATCGAGGTGAAGAGCGGGCCGAGACGCGGGTCGCTGAGCGGCCTGCAAGGATTCGCCGAGCGTTTCGGGCCTCAGCGCACCCTGGTCGTCGGCGAAGGCGGTGTTCCCCTCAACGAGT encodes:
- a CDS encoding ATP-binding protein, giving the protein MAAFQRDHVDTLVSRLAEPPHFIIALFGPRQTGKTTIVRQALRRLDRPSHYLAVDEPDPPVPGIRGIAPEVTFRRPQVRDTEWLVVNWEHARREADRSPNGLVLVLDEIQKIPQWSETVKGLWDADRAADRPLHAVILGSAPLLMQSGLTESLAGRFEPIQVTHWSFLEVADAFGLDLPGFLYFGGYPGSASMVRDPAQWRDYILHALVAPNIERDLLAMTRVDKPALLKRLFAMGASCSGQILSYTKMLGQLQDAGNTTTLARYIDLLEKAGLLAGLPKYTSRPHRRGSSPKLTVLNTALMTAGSGYAFEEARADRTFWGRIVESAVGAHLLNTATSDIRVYYWRDGQHEVDFVLRRGPRLVGIEVKSGPRRGSLSGLQGFAERFGPQRTLVVGEGGVPLNEFLAASAGDWCEEA